AAGGCCGCAGGCTGGCGCCACCTCGTCCTGGACGCGGCACAGAAACTGGACCGCCTCACCGGCCGGGACCTCCCCGTCCAGCTCGGCGGAGCCGCCGGAACCCTGGCCGGATACCTCCAGCACGCCCAGGGCGCCGAACCCGCCGCCTACGTCCAGGACCTCACCGAGGCGTTCGCGGCCGAACTGGGGCTGTCCGCCCCCCTCATCCCGTGGCACACCCTGCGCACACCCGTGGTGGACGTGGCCACCGCCGCGGCGTTCACCTGCGGCGCCCTGGGCAAGATCGCCGTCGATGTGCTGTCACTGACCCGCACCGAGGTCGCCGAGGTGCACGAGCCGGCGCCCCCGGGCCGCGGCGCGTCCTCGGCCATGCCGCACAAGCGCAACCCCGTCCTGGCGACGGCGATCAGATCCGCCGCGCTACAGACACCGCAGCTCGCGGCGACCGTACTGGGCTGCCTGCTGAGCGAGGACGAGCGCTCCGCCGGCGCCTGGCACGCCGAATGGGAGCCGCTGCGCGCCCTTCTGCGGCTGACCGGAGGAGCGGCGCACCAGGCGGCGGACCTCGTCTCCCAGCTGTCGGTGGACACGGCACGCATGCGTGCCAACACCCAGATCACCGGGGGACAGATCGTCTCCGAGAGGATCGCCGCCGTCCTCGCGCCGCTGCTCGGAAAGGCGCGGGCGCGGGAACTGCTGAACGAGGCATCCGCCCGCTCGGCGCGCACCGGCGAGCCGCTGGCCGAGATCCTCGGCCAGGACGACCGGGCGTCGGCCGTCCTGTCGGGCGCCTCGCTCACCGACCTGTTCGCGGCGCAGGCGTACACCGGGGCCGCCGGCCCGCTGACGGAGCGCGCGCTGTCCCGGTCACTGCCCCCGCAAAGCACGAAATAGACCAGACCGGGCCGGGTCGGCCCCGCCGGCCGGCGCACGGAAACGGAGAGCCCGGCCGGGAACCCGGCCGGGTCAGTGCCGACGCTGCAGCGCGATCTCCGTGAGCTCCTCTATGTCGAACTCCGAGCGCCCCGGCGTGCCGTAGCGGGTGATCTTCCCCCGGCTCACCCACTTCCGGATGGTCGCCTCGGACACGCCCGCGGCGAGGGCGGCCACATTCGTCGGCACGAGCCTGTGGCGTGGCGGTCTGTTCATGCGGCATCCTTTCGCTGCCGATTCATGAGATGACGCAGGGCAAGCCACTCGTGCATCTCCCATGAATGTCCCGAAGAACAGCTGATGCTGCTCTTTCCCGCACTCCCGCCGCTCTGCGGTGAGGCGTTGATGATCCCCGGGCAGTTGTCCATGACGCACTCCCTGATCAGGGCACGGAGGTTGCCCGGCTCAGGGTCGATGGTGCGCAGCAGCTCAACGTGGAGACTCTCGACCTCGTCCGCGAAGTCTGCCGCCGGAGGCTGGGCGGCAAGCCATTCAAGGTTGAGTATCAGAAAGCGCGCGAGATGCGGAACGGAGCGAGTCGGAAAAACGGTTTCGAGCTCCTCCACGATGATTTCCGACCATGACTCCAGGATGGCGAGAATGTTGTGCCGGGTGTCGAGTGCGGAAACATTCAGATGATCTCGCCTGCGGCTCCCCGACACTTTCGTCGGATTGTTCATCCGCCTGGATGTCGATGCTATGTGGTGCAGACATTCCTGATGGAGCCCGGGAAGTGCGCGCAGGTTACGTTCCACCTGCCTGATGCAAGGGGCGCAGAGGAAGGATCCGGCGGCGGCACGGATTTCCTGGGCATGGCCCCTGGGGCATGAGTGAAACTCCATTGAATCTCCTTCATGAGATGGCTCGCCCCGCAATCGTCATGGATCGCACGTATCCCATACGGATTGCTGCGCAATCAATGCATTATCGGAGCCCCGGGGGAGTGGGCGGTATTTCTTGATCCGCACGCCGAGGTCGCTGGAAGACATCGCGGATGTAAATGAAACGGGCCCGTCCAGAGAATCCCGGAAAGGGTCCTGATCATTCCTGGCGGGCGCAGGCCCAGACGCGTTCCGCGGGCAGGACTGCTCTGCGCGTTCCGTTCCCCCGATACTGCGCAGCCCCCTCCGATGCTTGTCCATGCGAATCTCTGGGATTACTGGGAGAGTTCCATGGGCGCTCAGGGGTGTCAACGTTCACCCCACCAGGACGAGAGCGATAATCTAGCAGTTGTAAATTTCCCTTTTCGTCACTGATCGCCGCCCGGAGCCCGTGCCGCGATCTTGTGGAATGCCCTGGTCGGGCCGTCACCACCGCGACGCCGGCGACGTCACCCCCGCACCCGCACCCGCACCCGCACCCGCACCCGCACCGGGAGAACGCCGCACCCGCCCCCGAACACGCCGAGGAGCGCCGCCATGCCGATCCCGCAGCCGCCCGCGCGCAAGGCCGAGTTCGCCTCCCGGGCCCGGGCCGAGGCCCTCGCCATGGCCGGCGCCGGCCCGGACGTCCACCACCTGCCGGGCGCACTGGCGGCCGCTGCGCTGCGGGCGCACAGCACGCTGTCGGCGGGGACCGGGCGGAGCGTCCCGGTCACCGTGTTCGCGGCGGGCGGCGACGGGGTGCGAGGGCTCGCCGCCTTCCTCGCGGTGTACGCAGCCGAGCAGGAGCGGCAGGAGCGGCAGGAGCGGCAGGGCGTCCAGGGCCTCGGTGCGGCGGCGTGAGCCGGAGCATCGCTGCAGGTGAGCTCGAAGTTCCGCAGCGCGTAAGGGGCTTGTGGATCAGCCGTCCCTAGGGTGAAGCCTGCAAACCCCCCAGCGCGCCCGCCCGCCTCCATCCCCCGAGGGCGGGCGGGCGTACCGACGTGCGCGCCCCCCGGGGGCGGCCGCGGCATCCCTCCCCGGGTCCCCGGCCCCCGGGTCCTCGTCACCCGTCCCCTCTCCCGGGAGGACGGATCGTGAAATCCCTGTTCAAGCAAGCGTTCATGCCGACACCTGGAGGACAAATGCCCGGAACTGCCGGGGTGGAAGAGGTCTACGCGGCCATCGAGGAAGCGGCCGCACTGCTGAACGTGCCCTGCTCACGTGACACGGTCGGGCCGATCCTGACCGCGTTCGCGCCGTTCGAGGGCGGGGTCATCTTCAGCGCATCGGCGGGCGAGCGCCACGCGGGAGACCTCGACCTCACCATCCAGGTGCCCCGACGGATCGCTGATCCCTACGCCCATGCTCTGGCGAACGGCTTTCTCGAGAAGACCGACCATCCCGTCGGCTCCCTGCTCTCGGACCTCCATGAGCGGTGCTCCATCGACGAGTACCTCATCGACTTCGGAGTCGTCGGCGGGTTCAACAAGGTCTATGTGCACTTCCCCCGTGACGTGCAGTCGGTGTCACAGCTCGCCGCCGTCCCGTCCATTCCGCCCGCTCTGGCCGAGAACGCCGGGTTTTTCGCCCGGCACGGCCTGGACGACGTCGCGATGATCGCGATCGACTACCGGAACAGGACGACGAATCTGTACTTCCAGGTCCCCGGCATCGAACCGAAGGTCATTCTTTCGATGCTCCAGGAGCTGGGTCTGCCGGAACCGGAGCAGGAGCTGCTGGAGTCCGCCGGCAAAACGTTCAGGGTCTACGTCACCCTCGGCTGGGATTCTTCGAAGATCGAGCGGATCAGCTTTGCCCGAAGCCTGGACCTGCCGGTGATCCAGGCCCGGGTCGAGCCGGAGATCAAGCGGTTCGTGACAGGCACCCCGTACACGTACGAGGGGGAGCGTTTCAGCATTTCGATCGTCAAGTGGTCGCCTGACGGTGAATGGTTCAACGTCGGATCGTACTATCAATTCGGTCCGTTGCAGTGGGAGGTTCTGCGGAAAATCCTCAGGTGACAGCCGGCGCGCACTCCCATGGCGGCGCCGGGCCGCCCGGACGCCGCGGAAACCGAGGGGCGCGAGGCCCTCGGACCGTCAGACCCTTCCCACAGCAAGGAAATCATCGGGCCCATGACTGATCAGAGTGATGACACAGACCTGCCGCAGGCGGCGGACCCGGACGAGCAGCGCCGGCATGCCGTTCGCGTCGTGCACGCCTTCTACGGCGCCCTGGAGGCCAAGGACCTCGACGCGTTCGCGGAACTGTGGACGGCGGACGCCGTGTACCGGGTTCCCGTCACCCCGTACGGCGTTCCCGGGGAGTTCGCCGGGCGGGACGCCATCGTGGCCGGGCTCCGCCAGTTCTTCGCCCTCTTCGGCACGACACGGTTCACCTGGGACGCCGAACCGATGGCCGATCCCCGGCGGGTGCTGGCCACCTGGACGCTGGAGATCGAACTGCTCGGCGGAGGCACCTACCGCAACCGGGGGGCGTCGATCTTCCGGCTGGAGCACAACCGGATCGCCGAGTTCACCGAGTACGTCGACACCGCCGCGTTCCTGGGCGTCTTCGCCGCCAAGGTCGGCACGGCGCACCGGTTCTTCGAGCTGCTGAACGCCAAGGACCTCGACGCGTGGGGCGAGCTGTGGCACGACCAAGGTGTGCTCACCGTGCCGTACTCCCCCCAGGGGAGCCCGTCCCCGACCGAGGGCAAGGACAAGATCGTCGCGGCGTACCAGGAACTGTTCGCGGTGTACGAGACGTTCGGCACCGAACTGACCGGTGTCCACCCCGCCGTGGGCTCCGACGCGATCTGCGTGCAGTACAGGGTCCGCGCGACACTCGCCGGCGGAGCGGTGTACACCAACGACAGCATCGCGGTCTTCCGGTTCCAGGACGGGCTGATCAGCGCCTGCCACGACTACTTCGACCCGCGCCGCTTCCAGGACGTCCTCGACGCCCTCGGGTGAAACCGGCTCTGCGGCGGCACCGTTCCCGCCTGTTTACGCGAGGGACACCTCTCAGCCGCCGCAAGCCGGATCCTTGACGGAATCTCAAGCTCCCCTTCAGCGGTTTCTGACGGTGAAAGAGAAACTCACACACTGCTAGACGATTGCTCTCGCTCCGGTAGAAAGAACGTTGACACCCCCGATCGCCCGTGGAAATCTCCCAGTGCCCCGAGTCACGTATGGGCACACAACGGGGGATCTGCGCAACAACGGGGGAACGGAACACGCATGACAGCCGTATTCACTGAACATGTCAGGGCCTGCACCCTCCAGCATGGATCCGAATAACCTAGCCACCGGAAATGGGCTCCGCTTCCGCATTGCTGTCAGGAGGTGCAAGTTGTCTCTGACCGAGCAGTTGACATATCCGACTGCCGATCTCGACGAGATCGAGTCGTCGGCGATCTGGATCGAATCGCACCCGATCACCCGCGTACGGATCGGCTCGCTCGTCTTCGAGGACTCTCCCCGTCTGGACGGAGAGGACCAGGACCACGTACGGATGCTCGCCGAGGCCGGGGACGCCCTGCCCCCCATCACCGTGCACCGCCCCACCCTGCGCGTCATCGACGGCGCCCACCGGGTGCGCGCGGCCCTGCTCAACGGCCGGGGCGGGATCGCCGCCCGGCTGCTGGACTGCGACGAGGCCGCCGCCTTCGTCCTGTCCGTGAAGGCCAACGTCACCCACGGTCTGCCGCTGTCGCGGGCCGACCGGGCGGCCGCGGCGGCACGCATCATCCTGACCCACCCGCGGTGGTCGGACCGCGCGGTCGCCGCCGCCACCGGGATCTCCGACAAGACCGTCTCCCGCATCCGTTCGCAGTCCTCCGCAGAACAGAGCGGGCAGTCCGGCACCAGACTCGGCCGGGACGGCCGGATGCGCCCCGTCGACAGCGGCCAGGGCCGCCGCCGAGCCGCAGCGATCTTCCTCGACCGGCCCGACGCCGGTCTGCGCGAGGTCGCCCGCGCCACCGGGCTCTCCCCGGCCACCGTGCGCGACGTGCGCCAGCGCATCGACCGCGGCGAAGACCCCGTCCCGGGCCGCTACCGCAGCGTCCGCGACACCCGGCCCGCCACGAACCGCCCGCGCCCGCCCGCCGCCCCCGCCGACCGCGAAGTCGCCCCGGTGGACCGGCAGAAGCTGCTCGCCAAGCTCAGCGAGGACCCCTCGCTGCGGCTCAACGAAGCCGGCCGGCGCGCGCTGCGCTGGCTGCACCACTACTCCGTCGACGGCGACAGCATCGAGACCCTCGAGCAGGGACTGCCCTGCCACTGGGCTCCCGAGGTCGCCGACCTGGCCCGCAGCTGCGCGGCCGCCTGGAGCGAACTGGCGGCACAGCTCCAGCAGCGCGCCGAATAGCCCCCGCGCACACCGCACCGGCACACCGCACACGCACCGGCCGGGCAGCGGACACACCGCCGCCGCGTCCGCCGCACCCGCCCCGTCCCGCTGTGCTCACGCCCCGGGTGAAGCCGCTGCTGCGGCCGGCGGGGATCGGCTGACCGGCCGCGGATGTCACATTCGCGGGCCCGGCGGTGTCTTCATGTTGCACAGGCCGACAGGCCACCGATTAAGGAGAACACCATGACACTGCGTATCCCCAAGGTAGAGCTCCCCACCGAGCTGAGGGAAAGCCTGCTCAAGCAGCTCGGCGCCGTGCCCGAGCCCGTCGAGGTGGTGTACAACGCCCCCGACGTCGCCACGTCCAACCAGGAGTTCTCGGCCAAGGTGGCCCAGTGGGACTACGCCGACGCGGGCCTGAAGACATTCGCCCACATGGCCGTCGCGGCGCAGGTCGGCTGCAGCTGGTGCCTCGACATCAACTACTTCGCGGCACTGCACCAGAGCCTCGACATGACCAAGGCGAGCCAGGTCCCGCGCTGGCGGGACTCGGACGTGTTCACGCCGCTCGAGCGGGACGTGATGGAATACGCCGAGGCCATGACGAACACGCCGCCGACCGTCACCGACGAGCTGTCGGCGAGCCTGCTGGAGCGGCTCGGCGCGGCGGCGCTGGTCGAGCTCACCGTGTTCATCGGCTACGCCAACCTGGCCACCAGGATCAACACGGCGCACGGGATCACCTCGCAGGGCTACTCCGAGGTGTGCGAGATTCCGCTGGCCCAGCGTGCGCAGAGCCCCGCCGTAGCATGACGCCATGACCGATGATCCGTTCGTCGTCCATCGCAGCCTGCTGTTCACCGTCGCCTACGAGATGCTCGGGTCGGCGGCCGACGCGGAGGACGTGCTCCAGGAATCCTGGCTGCGATGGGCCGACGTCGACCCCTTACAGGTGCGTGACCCGCGGGCGTACCTCGTCCGCGTCGTCACGCGGCAAGCGCTCAACCGGCTGCGGACACTGTCACGCAGCCGTGAGGAATACGTGGGCGAGTGGCTGCCGGAACCGCTGCTGACCAGCCCCGACGTCGCCGAGGACGTCGAACTCGCGGAGAGCGTCTCCATCGCCATGCTGACCGTGCTCGAGACGCTCGGGCCGACGGAGCGGGCGGTGTTCGTACTCCGCGAGGTCTTCGACATGCCCTACGGCGAGATCGCCGAGGCCATCGGGAAATCCGCGGCCACGGTACGGCAGATCGCCCGGCGGGCACGCGAACACGTGGCGGCCAAGCGGCCACGGGTGCAGGTGAGCCAGTCCGAGCGGCAGGCCGTGGTCGAGCGGTTCCTGGCCGCGCTGCGCACCGGGAAACTACAGGAACTGCTGGAGGTCATGGCGCCGGACGTGGTCCTGGTCGCCGATGGCGGCGGGCTGGTCGCCGCCGTTCTGGCCCCGGTCCACGGCGCCCAGCCGGTGGCGGAACTCCTCGCACGCGCGAACCGGGTGGTGGCCGCGTTCGAGACGACGGCCGTATGGCTCAACGGCGCGCCGGCGGGCCGCATCGAGTTCGACGGCGAGCCGGCCGCGGTGAGCCTCGAGGTGGAGAACGGGCGGGTCACCCGGGTCTACGTGGTGCGCAACCCGCGGAAGCTGACGCGGATCGACGAACTGGCCGAACTCGCCCGGTAGCCGCCGCCCGTACCCGGCCGGCCCACGGCAGCGGACCGCCCGCCGCAAGAGCAGCGGGCGGTCCACCGGCGGCCGGGTCAGACGGCGGCCGGGAACTTCAGCAGCTCGCCGGTGGTGTCGATGTCGTTGGTGACGTAGACGTCACCGTTCGCGCTGACGTCCAGCCCGAAGGGCACCTTCAGCCGGCTGCCGGTGTCGATCGGGGTGAGGGCGCCCGTCTTCTTGTTGATCCGGGTCAGCGCACCGGGACCCAGGGCGGACGCCGGGCCGGTGCCGTAGGACAGGGCGATCAGGTCGCCGTTGGGGGCCAGGGCGAGGTCGATGACGTCGGTCAGGCCGGTGACGAAGACGGTCGGCGCACTGCCGGGCACATAGCGCCAGATACGGGTGAGGTCCTTGTTCATGCCGCTCATGGTGGAGATGTAGAACGCCCCGTCGCGGCCGCGCACGATGCCGGTCGGCACCGCCTCGGTCTGGCCGGCCGGCGCCGCCAGCACCGTGGCGTCGGCGGACGACTGCGCACCGGAGGCCGAAGCGGCGGCCGGCAGCACGTTGTTGGGGAAGACGAACTCGGTCGTGGTGGTGCCGTCGGGGTGGACCCGGATCAGGGTGTTGCCGGCGGCGTCGGTGACCAGGAAGTCCTTGCCGTCCCGGGCGAAGTCGTGCGGGTTGGAGAAGACGTCGTTGTTGCCGAGCACGGAGTCCGGGTCGAGCCGGCCCTCGTGGTCGGCCAGGTCCCCCAGCACCCTGCCGCCCGCGATGCTCAGCGTGCCCAGCGGCGCCGCGTCCGCGCCGAGCGCCGCACGGTCCGCGGGGACGCCGCTGAGGCCGTAGACCACACGGTAGGCGCCCTTCGCGGTCGCCTCGCTCTGGATCGCCCCGTTGACGCGGGTGAGGCCGTCGCTGCGGACGATCTGCTCGGAGGGCAGACCGGTGACGATACGGCTCTGCGTGGAGCCCTTCACCTGGTAGAGGGAGCCGGTGAAGCCCAGGCACCGGGCCAGGGGGGCACCGACCGGCGGTGCCGCGCAGGGGGCCCCCGAGCCGCTGCCGACCTCGGTCACCACGACCGAGCCGTCGGCCTGGACCCGCACGCCCCGCGGGTTGTGCAGACCGCTCGCCAGGACCACGGGGGCGGCCGCGGCCCTGGGCGCCTGCGAGCCGGCCGCGGCCTGGGCCGGGACCACCGTCGCCGTGAGGCCGGCCACGACCGTCGCCGCCAGGAAGGCCCCCGCCCAGGACTTGGATGCTTTCGACATGACACTCCTCAACTTGACGCCCCCGCAGTCAGGGACGAATCCAACCGGCGACACCACAAATACGAGAGTTCTGCCGGAACGCGGTGTGCAACATCGCGGATTCCGCGATTACCTGCGGCCACGGAGATGAAGAACCAGTGGCCCTTCTGCGCCGTGCGCAGACAAGGACACAGCGCGGACGACAGGATTCCGGAGCGGCTCGGGTGAACAACTCTCCGCCTTGCACAGACACACAAGCCGGCGGATTACCGCGCACGTTGCCGCACGGGGCGCCGCCTTTCGCGTGAAAGGAGGCGAGTTGCTGCTCGGAGTTGAAGGGTTGCTGATTTCAGCCTCGGTGGCCAGTGTTCAACCGCGGAATGTCCGGTGTCGCACACTGCGTTCCGGTGAACTCCTGCGTCTATGGTGACCGCCGGTTGGATTCGCCCCTGACTCGCGGAGGGCGTGCCAAGTTGAGGAGTGACATGTCGAAAGCATCCAAGTCCTGGGCGGGGGCCTTCCTCGCGGCGGCCGTTGCGGCCGGCCTCACGGCGACGGCGATCCCGGCCCAGGCCGGGACCCGGGCCGCGCCCGCCGCCCACCCGCCCAAGGCCGCGCCCGTGGTGGTGGCGAGCGGCCTGCACAACCCGCGCGCGGTCCGGGTCCAGGCCGACGGCTCGGTCCTGGTGACGGAGGCCGGCAACGGCTCGGGAGGCCCCTGCACGACGCCGGGCACCCGGTGCCTGGGCCTCACCGGCTCCCTCTACCGGGTGAAGGGCTCCCGGCAGGGCCGTGTCGTCACCGGCCTGCCCTCCGAGATGGGCGTCCGGGCCGACGGCAGCACCGCGGTCAACGGGGCGATCCAGGCCGAGGCCACCGCGAAGGGCACCTACCGTGTGGTCTACGGCCTGAACGGCACCCCCGCCATCCGTGCGGCCCTCGGCCCGGACGCGGCGCCGCTGGGCACACTGAGCATCGCGGGCGGCAGGGCCCTGGGGGACCTCGCCGACCACGAGGGCCGGCTCGACCCCGACTCCGTGCTCGGCAACAACGAGGTCTTCTCCAACCCGCACAACTTCGCCAGGGACGGCCGCGACTTCCTGGTCACCGACGCCGCCGCCAACACCCTGATCCGGGTCCACCCCGACGGCACCACCACGACCGAGTTCGTCTTCCCCAACAGCATCCTGCCCGCCGCCTCCCCGGCCGGTCAGCCGCTGGCACCGGCCGGCCAGACCGAGGCGGTGCCGACCGGCATCGTGCGCGGCCGCGACGGCGCCTTCTACCTCGCCACCATGGGCGGCATGCACGAGGGCCTCAGCCGTGTCTGGCGCTACGTTCCCGGCAGCCGGCCGACCGTCTTCGCCACCGGCCTGACCGACGTCACCGACCTCGCCCTGGCCCCCGACGGCGACCTGATCGCCCTGTCCTACGGCACCAGGACCTCGCTCCCGCCGGCCGACCCGGGCCCCGGCGCGCTGACCCGGATCAACAAGAGGACGGGCGCCCTCACCCCGATCGACACCGGCAACCGCCTGAACATGCCCGCGGGCGTGACCGTCAGCCGCAACGGTGACATCTACGTCACCAACAACGCACTCGGCACCAGCGGCCAGCTCCTGAAATTCCCGGCCCGCTGACCGGTACAGCTGCCCTTTCCCCGCCACCACGGCACCCACCGCGCAATACACCGGCGGCCACGCCGCGCAAGGCGGGGGAGCCGCTCCCCGGACCACGCACGGAATCCGTTCGTCCGCACTCCGCCCTCACCCGGCGCACGGCGCCGGACGGTTACCGATTCCTGCCCGTGCGGCCGGTGCGCCCACACCCCCCTTTCCGATGTTGCACAGTGCGTTCCGGTCAACTCCTGCGCCTATGGTGACCGCCGGTTGAATTCACCCACTTCTTGTGGGGGCGTGCCGAGTTGAGGAGTGACATGTCGAAAGCAAGCAAGTCCTGGGCGGGGGCCTTCCTGGCGGCGGCGGTCGTGGGCAGCCTCACGGCGACGGTGATCCCGGCCCAGGCCGGGACCCGGGCCGCGTCCGCCGCCCACCCGCCCAAGGCCGCGCCCGTGGTGGTGGCGAGCGGCCTGCACAACCCGCGGGGCGTCACGGTGCAGCCCGACGGCTCGGTCCTGGTCGCGGAGGCCGGCAGCGGCCCGGCCACCCCCTGCACGGCGTCGCCCGGCGCCATCACCCGGTGCCTGGGCTTCACCGGCTCCCTCTACCGGGTCAAGGGCTCCCGGCAGAGCCGTGTCGTCACCGGCCTGCCCTCCCAGCTGATCTACCGCACCGACGGCTCCAGCCTGGTCACCGGAGCACTCCGGTCCGAAGCCGGCCGCAACGGCGCCTACCGGGTGGTCTACGGCCTCAGCGGCCTGCCCGCGGACCGTGCGGCGCTCGGCGCGGGCAGCGGGCCGCTGGGCACGCTGAGCACGGCCCGGGGCAAGGTGCTGGGGGACCTGGCCGGGCACGAGGCCCGGCACGACCCGGACTCCGTGACCGGCAACAACGAGGTCTTCTCCAACCCGGCCGACTTCGCCAGGGACGGCCGCGACTTCCTGGTCACCGACGCCGGCGCCAACGACCTGATCCGGGTCCACCCCGACGGCACCACCACGACCGAGTTCGTCTTCCCCAACAACGTGCTGCCCGCCGCCTCCCCGGCCGTCCAGCCGCTGACCCCGGCCGGACAGGCCCAGGCGGTGCCGACCGGCATCGTGCGCGGCCGCGACGGCGCCTTCTACATTTCCGACATGAGCGCCCTGCGGCAGGGCCTCGGCCGTGTCTGGCGCTATGTCCCCGGCAGTACGCCGACCGTCTTCGCCACCGGCCTGACCGACGTCATCGACCTCGCCCTGGCCCCCGACGGCGACCTGATCGCCCTGTCCTACAACACCGGAACCTCGACCGCCCCGCTGCCCGGCGCGCTGACCCGGATCAACAAGAGGACGGGCGCCCTCACCCCGATCGACACCGGCAACCGCCTGACCGTGCCGCTGGGCGTGGCTGTCGGCCCGCGCGGTGACATCTACGTCACCAACAACGCACTCGGCACCAGCGGCGAACTCCTGAAGTTCCCGGCCCGCTGACCCGGTTCACCCACCCGGGAATCGCCGCAGGAGGCTGCACCGCGGTGCAGCCTCCTGCGGCGCCCGTACCGGCACACCACACCGCCGGTCGGGCGCCCCGTGACGGGGAAGAAGCACACCGAACGGCCGGCCGCCGAGCGCGCAGCGCAGCGCCCTGTACGCCCGGAAGGCCGCGGGCGCACCTCGCCCGCGGCCTCTCACCCGCCCCGGCCGGACATCAGCAACCCGTCCGGCCCGGCGGCCGCTGCCTCACTCTCCCTCGACGGCGATGGCCTGCACCGGACAGGCCCGTACGGCCTCGCGCACCAGCGGCTCACCCGCGCCGTCCTCACGCCCGGGCAGGATCTCGCTGAGACCGTCGTCGTCCTGCGTGAAGACGCCCGGGACGGTGAGCGCGCACATGCCCGCGCCCATGCACCGGTCCTTGTCGATGTGGATCCGCACGCTCATCACCTACCAGGTGGCCGGGAGTTCGATCATGCCCTGCAGAGTGGTCCCCGGTTTGAAGGGGATCTCCCGCGCGGGCACCGCGAGCTTCAGACCGGGCAGCCGCTCGAACAGGGTGCGCAGCGCGATCTCGATCTCGGCCCGGGCCAGGTTCTGCCCCAGGCACTGGTGCATGCCGAAACCGAACGCGAGGTGGTGGCGGTCCGGGCGGTGCCAGTCCAGCTCGTCGGGCTCGCTGTGGACCGCGGTGTCACGGTTGATCAGGGACGTCGACATCATGACGCCGTCGTTGGCGCGGATCGTCTGCCCGCCGAAGTCGATGTCCTGCGTCGCCACCCGCATCCCGCCCTCGGCGACGGACAGGAAACGCAGCAGCTCCTCGACGGCCGCGGGCATCAGCTCCGGGTCCGCGCGAAGCTCGGCGAGCCGGTCGGGATGTTCCAGCAGCGTGAACGTCCCAAGAGAGATCATGTTCGTGGTGGTCTCGTGCCCCGCGACGACCAGCAGGGCCGCCAGCGCCATCAACTCGTCGCGCTTGATGACCCCTTCGGCGAGCTGCTCGTGGATCAGCTCGTCGAGCAGTCCGTCACCGGGCTCGCGCTGCTTGTGCTCGATCAACGCGCCCAGGTAGGCGTCGAGCCGCTCCCCGGCCTGCTGCGTGTCCGCGACCGTCGGGCCGGCCAGCAACCGCCGCGACTGCTCCTCGAAGAACTCGTGATCGGCGTACGGCACACCGAGCAGGAGGCACATCACCTGGGACGACACCGGCAGCGCGAAGGCGCTCACCAGCTCGGCCTGCGGCCCCTGGGCGATGATGTCGTCGATGAGCCGGTCGACGATCTCCTGGACGCGCGGGCGCAGAGCGGAGATGCGTTTGGCCGTGAAACTGGGAATCACCGTCCGCCGCAGCGCCTTGTGCTCGGGGTCGTCCATGCCCAGGAGGGA
The sequence above is a segment of the Streptomyces asoensis genome. Coding sequences within it:
- a CDS encoding ScyD/ScyE family protein, with protein sequence MSKASKSWAGAFLAATVVAGLTATVVPAQAAAGSQAPRAAAAPVVLASGLHNPRGVRVQADGSVVVTEVGSGSGAPCAAPPVGAPLARCLGFTGSLYQVKGSTQSRIVTGLPSEQIVRSDGLTRVNGAIQSEATAKGAYRVVYGLSGVPADRAALGADAAPLGTLSIAGGRVLGDLADHEGRLDPDSVLGNNDVFSNPHDFARDGKDFLVTDAAGNTLIRVHPDGTTTTEFVFPNNVLPAAASASGAQSSADATVLAAPAGQTEAVPTGIVRGRDGAFYISTMSGMNKDLTRIWRYVPGSAPTVFVTGLTDVIDLALAPNGDLIALSYGTGPASALGPGALTRINKKTGALTPIDTGSRLKVPFGLDVSANGDVYVTNDIDTTGELLKFPAAV
- a CDS encoding ScyD/ScyE family protein, which translates into the protein MSKASKSWAGAFLAAAVAAGLTATAIPAQAGTRAAPAAHPPKAAPVVVASGLHNPRAVRVQADGSVLVTEAGNGSGGPCTTPGTRCLGLTGSLYRVKGSRQGRVVTGLPSEMGVRADGSTAVNGAIQAEATAKGTYRVVYGLNGTPAIRAALGPDAAPLGTLSIAGGRALGDLADHEGRLDPDSVLGNNEVFSNPHNFARDGRDFLVTDAAANTLIRVHPDGTTTTEFVFPNSILPAASPAGQPLAPAGQTEAVPTGIVRGRDGAFYLATMGGMHEGLSRVWRYVPGSRPTVFATGLTDVTDLALAPDGDLIALSYGTRTSLPPADPGPGALTRINKRTGALTPIDTGNRLNMPAGVTVSRNGDIYVTNNALGTSGQLLKFPAR
- a CDS encoding ScyD/ScyE family protein, with protein sequence MSKASKSWAGAFLAAAVVGSLTATVIPAQAGTRAASAAHPPKAAPVVVASGLHNPRGVTVQPDGSVLVAEAGSGPATPCTASPGAITRCLGFTGSLYRVKGSRQSRVVTGLPSQLIYRTDGSSLVTGALRSEAGRNGAYRVVYGLSGLPADRAALGAGSGPLGTLSTARGKVLGDLAGHEARHDPDSVTGNNEVFSNPADFARDGRDFLVTDAGANDLIRVHPDGTTTTEFVFPNNVLPAASPAVQPLTPAGQAQAVPTGIVRGRDGAFYISDMSALRQGLGRVWRYVPGSTPTVFATGLTDVIDLALAPDGDLIALSYNTGTSTAPLPGALTRINKRTGALTPIDTGNRLTVPLGVAVGPRGDIYVTNNALGTSGELLKFPAR
- a CDS encoding ferredoxin gives rise to the protein MRIHIDKDRCMGAGMCALTVPGVFTQDDDGLSEILPGREDGAGEPLVREAVRACPVQAIAVEGE
- a CDS encoding cytochrome P450, with translation MTQEAVTEPLVAFPQDRTCPYHPPAGYDPLRAARPLSRVRLYDGRSVWLVTGFAAARELLSDPRLSADQDNEAFPSPTEGFKNRVRGRRLSLLGMDDPEHKALRRTVIPSFTAKRISALRPRVQEIVDRLIDDIIAQGPQAELVSAFALPVSSQVMCLLLGVPYADHEFFEEQSRRLLAGPTVADTQQAGERLDAYLGALIEHKQREPGDGLLDELIHEQLAEGVIKRDELMALAALLVVAGHETTTNMISLGTFTLLEHPDRLAELRADPELMPAAVEELLRFLSVAEGGMRVATQDIDFGGQTIRANDGVMMSTSLINRDTAVHSEPDELDWHRPDRHHLAFGFGMHQCLGQNLARAEIEIALRTLFERLPGLKLAVPAREIPFKPGTTLQGMIELPATW